A stretch of the Erinaceus europaeus chromosome 1, mEriEur2.1, whole genome shotgun sequence genome encodes the following:
- the C1H10orf105 gene encoding uncharacterized protein C10orf105 homolog produces the protein MNTEGPSALALLTTPVTPGRPAEAANPLPILIALACIFLLLATCLLFMTFCKPAALDPSRHRARECMPHHPGSPSEPQLRLWKRLGSLHHSLHSFRRGRPAPRCPVLGHGDNQDSDCMESIKM, from the coding sequence ATGAACACAGAGGGTCCCAGTGCCCTGGCCCTCCTCACAACCCCTGTCACCCCTGGGAGGCCTGCAGAGGCGGCTAACCCGCTGCCCATACTCATCGCCCTGGCCTGCATCTTCCTCCTGCTGGCCACCTGCCTGCTGTTCATGACTTTCTGTAAGCCGGCTGCACTTGACCCCAGCCGCCACCGGGCTCGAGAATGCATGCCCCACCACCCTGGGAGCCCCAGCGAGCCCCAGCTCCGGCTCTGGAAACGCCTGGGCTCCCTGCACCACTCCCTGCACAGCTTCCGCAGGGGCCGGCCTGCCCCTCGCTGCCCTGTGCTGGGCCATGGTGACAACCAGGACAGTGACTGCATGGAATCAATCAAAATGTAA